The proteins below come from a single Deinococcus budaensis genomic window:
- a CDS encoding xanthine dehydrogenase small subunit, giving the protein MDRISLIVNGAEREARGVLPHTTLLGWLRDQGLTGSKEGCAEGECGACAVLVARPAGAEGEEGGTRLEALNSCLVLLAGLNGGEVVTAEGLGAPGHLHPVQRQLAVRGGSQCGYCTPGFVVSLAAEYYREDREAADFDIHALSGNLCRCTGYRPIEDAARALGAPAPDDALAQRRQQPAPPPQPTHLRTPQGDFHRPLALSEALDLLAEQPGARILAGGTDWGVEVNLRHARAGVTVAVDGLPELRTLAWHGDSLEIGAALSLSEIERRLAGEAPLLAEWLPLFASRLIRNSATLGGNLGTASPVGDSPPVLLALGARVVLASRAGEREVPLSEYFTGYRRTLRREDELIRAVRIPLPLAPLSGFYKIAKRRFDDISSVAVAVALYLEGDVVRSVRIGLGGVAATPLRARATEEALVGRPWNARTVREAARVLRGEGTPLDDHRASAAYRAAMLEQTLLKFAFEKTGLEVTYDQPA; this is encoded by the coding sequence ATGGACCGCATCAGCCTCATCGTCAACGGCGCCGAGCGCGAGGCGCGTGGGGTGCTGCCCCACACCACCCTGCTGGGTTGGCTGCGCGACCAGGGCCTGACCGGCAGCAAGGAGGGCTGCGCCGAGGGCGAGTGCGGCGCCTGCGCGGTGCTGGTCGCTCGCCCCGCCGGGGCTGAAGGAGAGGAGGGCGGCACCCGGCTGGAGGCGCTCAACAGCTGCCTGGTGCTGCTCGCCGGGCTGAATGGGGGAGAGGTCGTCACCGCCGAGGGCCTGGGCGCTCCGGGCCACCTGCACCCCGTTCAGCGCCAACTCGCCGTGCGCGGCGGCTCGCAGTGCGGGTACTGCACGCCGGGGTTCGTGGTCAGCCTGGCCGCCGAGTACTACCGCGAGGACCGCGAGGCCGCCGACTTCGACATTCACGCGCTTAGCGGGAACCTCTGCCGCTGCACCGGCTACCGCCCCATCGAGGACGCGGCCCGCGCGCTGGGTGCCCCGGCGCCGGACGACGCCCTCGCGCAGCGGCGGCAACAGCCCGCGCCCCCGCCGCAACCCACCCACCTCCGCACGCCGCAGGGGGACTTTCACCGGCCCCTGGCGCTCTCAGAAGCCCTCGACCTGCTGGCCGAGCAGCCGGGCGCGCGCATTCTCGCGGGCGGCACCGACTGGGGCGTGGAGGTCAACCTGCGCCACGCCCGCGCGGGGGTCACCGTGGCGGTGGACGGGCTGCCGGAGCTGCGGACCCTGGCCTGGCACGGCGACAGTCTGGAAATCGGCGCGGCGCTGAGCCTCTCGGAGATCGAGCGGCGGCTCGCGGGGGAGGCGCCCCTGCTCGCCGAGTGGCTGCCCCTCTTCGCCTCGCGCCTGATTCGCAACAGCGCCACCCTGGGCGGCAACCTGGGCACCGCCAGCCCGGTCGGGGACAGCCCCCCCGTGCTGCTCGCGCTGGGGGCGCGGGTGGTGCTGGCCTCGCGGGCGGGCGAGCGCGAGGTGCCGCTTTCCGAATACTTCACCGGCTACCGCCGCACCCTGCGCCGCGAGGACGAGCTGATCCGGGCCGTGCGGATTCCGCTGCCGCTGGCGCCATTGAGCGGCTTTTACAAGATCGCCAAGCGCCGCTTCGACGACATCTCCAGCGTGGCGGTCGCCGTGGCGCTCTACCTGGAGGGTGATGTGGTGCGCTCGGTCCGCATCGGCCTGGGGGGCGTGGCGGCGACGCCGCTGCGTGCCCGCGCCACCGAGGAAGCGCTGGTCGGGCGGCCCTGGAACGCACGGACGGTGCGCGAGGCCGCCCGCGTGCTGCGCGGCGAGGGCACCCCGCTGGACGACCACCGCGCCTCGGCCGCCTACCGGGCGGCGATGCTGGAACAGACCCTGCTGAAGTTCGCCTTCGAGAAGACCGGCCTGGAGGTGACCTATGACCAGCCTGCATGA
- the xdhC gene encoding xanthine dehydrogenase accessory protein XdhC, producing MRWLEAVQTLTERGEPGVLVTVAAVRGHAPREAGAKMVVGGRETWDSVGGGNLEATATERARALLACGASTPELLTLRLTDRAPNEYGRQCCGGEVTLLLEPLATVRPTLAVFGVGHVGLELAHLLSRLEVHLHLIDSRAGQLTPERLGGLAGGAARLHVHHAPIPELVLAELPAGTHLVILTHDHAEDAALCDAALRRPNLGLIGLIGSKAKWARFREGLKAVGHTDADLARITTPIGLPGIRGKRPAVIALGVAAQLQEVIEAAALPAFGRAGAGTP from the coding sequence ATGCGCTGGCTGGAGGCGGTCCAGACCCTCACCGAGCGGGGCGAACCCGGCGTCCTGGTCACGGTCGCCGCCGTGCGCGGGCACGCGCCGCGCGAGGCGGGCGCCAAGATGGTCGTGGGAGGGCGGGAGACCTGGGACAGCGTGGGCGGCGGCAACCTGGAGGCGACCGCCACCGAGCGCGCCCGCGCCCTGCTGGCCTGCGGGGCCTCCACGCCCGAGCTGCTCACCCTGCGCCTGACCGACCGCGCCCCGAATGAGTACGGTCGCCAGTGCTGCGGCGGCGAGGTCACGCTGCTGCTCGAACCGCTGGCCACCGTGCGGCCCACGCTGGCGGTCTTCGGGGTGGGGCACGTGGGCCTGGAACTCGCGCACCTGCTGTCGCGGCTGGAGGTTCACCTCCACCTAATCGACTCGCGGGCCGGGCAACTCACCCCGGAGCGGCTGGGGGGCCTCGCGGGGGGCGCGGCCCGGCTACACGTCCACCACGCCCCGATCCCCGAGCTGGTCCTGGCCGAGCTGCCCGCCGGGACGCACCTCGTCATCCTGACCCACGACCACGCCGAGGACGCGGCCCTCTGCGACGCGGCGCTGCGCCGCCCGAACCTGGGCCTGATCGGCCTGATCGGGTCCAAGGCCAAGTGGGCGCGGTTCCGCGAGGGGCTGAAGGCGGTCGGGCACACGGACGCCGACCTCGCCCGCATCACCACGCCCATCGGCCTGCCCGGCATCCGAGGCAAGCGTCCGGCGGTGATCGCCCTGGGGGTGGCGGCGCAGTTGCAGGAGGTCATCGAGGCGGCGGCCCTCCCGGCCTTCGGCCGCGCCGGGGCAGGGACTCCATGA
- a CDS encoding adenine deaminase C-terminal domain-containing protein produces the protein MTPMGLGAVDRAAERETRQRLVRVARGLEEADLLVRGAQVVQPATREVYGADVLVAAGRVAALVGAGSGVRARRTVEARGAFLAPGFLDGHVHIESSLLTPARFAQAVLPRGTTAVVAEPHEVVNVLGPAGLAWMLEAGHSSGLRVYASVPSCVPASPFEQGGAVMGAGEVGAALRWPGVLGLAEMMNYPGVLGLAPGAWDVLEAGYGGRIDGHAAGVTGGDLQAYAAAGAHSDHEATTPEEARERLRAGLWLMVREGSAARNLEALLPVLRERPRRAMLVSDDILVDELLSLGHLDRLLRACVAGGLHPADAVALVTCNPAEYWGLHDLGLVAPGYHADFVLLRDLTGFEVLETFVGGAEARGGGATPALPGGGVRLGPGWDTAAFEVPAHWPVMQVRPDQITTGVGAPGSGDARLVVADRYGRGDHAACWTSGSGLTGGALGVSVLHDAHHVAVLGGTDADVRAAGRALEALGGGVVVVAGGEVRACLPLPFAGLMSDLPPQEAAARLAEVAAAARALGCRLPYPVTTLSFLGLSVIPALKLTPRGLLDVQAWQLLPREEAQKPGPAAEASPHPR, from the coding sequence ATGACTCCCATGGGCCTGGGGGCTGTGGACCGGGCCGCCGAGCGCGAGACCCGCCAGCGGCTGGTGCGGGTGGCGCGCGGCCTGGAGGAAGCCGACCTGCTGGTGCGCGGGGCGCAGGTCGTGCAGCCGGCCACCCGCGAGGTGTACGGGGCCGACGTGCTGGTCGCCGCCGGGCGGGTGGCCGCGCTGGTGGGCGCGGGGTCGGGCGTGCGGGCGCGGCGGACGGTGGAGGCGCGCGGGGCCTTCCTCGCGCCGGGCTTCCTGGACGGGCACGTCCATATCGAGTCGAGCCTGTTGACGCCCGCGCGCTTCGCCCAGGCCGTGCTGCCGCGCGGCACGACCGCCGTGGTCGCCGAACCGCACGAGGTCGTGAACGTGCTGGGGCCGGCTGGCCTCGCCTGGATGCTGGAGGCGGGCCACTCCTCGGGTCTGCGGGTGTACGCCTCGGTGCCGTCCTGCGTGCCCGCCAGCCCCTTCGAGCAGGGAGGCGCAGTGATGGGGGCCGGGGAGGTCGGGGCCGCGCTGCGATGGCCGGGCGTGCTGGGCCTGGCGGAGATGATGAACTACCCCGGGGTCCTGGGCCTGGCTCCTGGCGCCTGGGACGTGCTGGAAGCCGGGTACGGCGGGCGCATCGACGGGCACGCGGCGGGCGTGACGGGGGGCGACCTGCAAGCCTACGCGGCGGCGGGCGCCCACTCCGACCACGAGGCGACCACCCCCGAGGAGGCCCGCGAGCGGTTGCGCGCCGGGCTATGGCTGATGGTGCGCGAGGGGTCGGCGGCCCGGAATCTGGAGGCGCTCTTGCCCGTCCTGCGCGAGCGCCCCCGCCGGGCAATGCTGGTCAGCGACGACATTCTGGTGGACGAACTGCTCTCGCTGGGGCACCTCGACCGCCTGCTGCGGGCCTGCGTGGCGGGCGGCCTGCACCCCGCCGACGCAGTCGCACTGGTGACCTGCAATCCGGCCGAATACTGGGGCCTGCATGACCTGGGCCTGGTGGCGCCGGGGTACCACGCCGACTTCGTGCTGCTGCGCGACCTAACCGGCTTCGAGGTGCTGGAGACCTTCGTGGGCGGCGCCGAGGCGCGCGGCGGAGGCGCCACCCCCGCGCTGCCGGGCGGCGGCGTGAGGCTGGGACCGGGGTGGGACACGGCGGCGTTCGAGGTGCCCGCCCACTGGCCGGTGATGCAGGTCCGGCCTGACCAGATCACGACGGGCGTGGGCGCGCCGGGGAGCGGCGACGCGCGGCTGGTGGTCGCCGACCGCTACGGGCGTGGGGACCACGCGGCCTGCTGGACCTCCGGCAGCGGCCTGACCGGGGGGGCGCTGGGGGTCAGTGTCCTGCACGACGCGCACCATGTGGCGGTCCTCGGCGGCACGGACGCCGACGTGCGGGCGGCGGGCCGGGCGCTGGAGGCGCTGGGCGGCGGCGTGGTCGTGGTCGCGGGGGGCGAGGTGCGCGCCTGCCTGCCCCTACCGTTTGCGGGGTTGATGAGCGACCTGCCCCCACAGGAGGCCGCCGCCCGGCTTGCGGAGGTCGCGGCGGCGGCGCGGGCGCTGGGGTGCCGCCTGCCCTACCCGGTCACCACCCTCAGTTTCCTGGGCCTCAGCGTGATTCCGGCCCTGAAGCTCACCCCACGCGGCCTGCTGGACGTGCAGGCCTGGCAGCTCCTGCCGCGCGAGGAGGCCCAGAAACCTGGGCCAGCGGCGGAAGCTTCCCCCCACCCGCGCTGA
- the xdhB gene encoding xanthine dehydrogenase molybdopterin binding subunit: protein MTSLHERPPAGAVGEAIAHESAEAHVTGHALYTDDLGVRLQNLLHAWPLQAPHAHARVTRLHVAPALAVPGVVWVLTAQDVPGVNDAGVKHDEPLFPGEVMYHGHAVCWVLAESLEAARLGAEQIEVEYEVLPALVTLEEAIAAGSFQGTQPTLRRGDVEAGFAGAAHVFTGEFEMGGQEHFYLETNAALATVDEAGQVFVQSSTQHPTETQEIVAHVLGLPSHAVTVQCLRMGGGFGGKEMQPHGYAAVAALGAVRTGRPVRLRLNRQQDLTLTGKRHPFHASWKVGFDEDGRLLALQATLTSDGGWSLDLSEPVLARALCHIDNAYFIPHVEVHGRIARTNKTSQTAFRGFGGPQGMLVIEDILGRCAPSLGLDAHELRRRNLYRPGESTPYGQPVRHAERLEDLWTTLLERSSFAARAEEVRAFNAAHPHTKRGLAITPVKFGISFNFTAYNQAGALVHVYKDGSVLINHGGTEMGQGLHTKMLQVAATALGVPLACVRLAPTRTDKVPNTSATAASSGADLNGGAIKDACEQIKARLAEVAAGALSRQGKAKVGTLGIHPDDVRFEHGRVFPVGHPELGLEFRQVVHDAYHLRTQLWAAGYYRTPGLHWDRERMQGEPFKYFSYGASVSEVEVDGFTGAYRLRRVDLLHDVGDSLSPLIDLGQVEGGFVQGAGWLTLEDLRWDTSAGPNRGRLATQAASTYKLPSFSEVPEVFNVALLERATESGVVYGSKAVGEPPLMLAISVREALRQAAAAFGPPGHVSDLASPATPEAVFWALSAARWARVNPEVAAD, encoded by the coding sequence ATGACCAGCCTGCATGAGCGGCCCCCCGCCGGAGCCGTGGGCGAGGCCATTGCCCACGAGAGCGCCGAGGCCCACGTCACCGGACACGCGCTGTACACCGACGACCTGGGCGTGCGTCTCCAGAACCTGCTGCACGCCTGGCCCCTCCAGGCCCCCCACGCCCACGCCCGGGTCACCCGGCTCCACGTGGCCCCCGCGCTGGCGGTCCCCGGCGTCGTGTGGGTCCTCACCGCGCAGGACGTGCCCGGTGTGAACGACGCGGGTGTCAAACACGACGAGCCGCTGTTTCCTGGTGAGGTCATGTACCACGGACACGCCGTGTGCTGGGTGCTCGCGGAGAGCCTTGAGGCCGCGCGCCTGGGCGCCGAACAGATCGAGGTGGAGTACGAGGTCCTGCCTGCCCTGGTCACCCTGGAGGAGGCCATTGCCGCCGGGTCGTTCCAGGGCACGCAGCCCACCCTGCGCCGGGGCGACGTGGAAGCGGGCTTCGCGGGGGCCGCCCACGTCTTCACGGGCGAGTTCGAGATGGGCGGTCAGGAACACTTCTACCTTGAGACGAACGCCGCCCTGGCCACCGTGGACGAGGCGGGGCAGGTCTTCGTGCAGAGCAGCACCCAGCACCCCACCGAGACGCAGGAGATCGTGGCGCACGTGCTGGGGCTGCCCAGCCACGCGGTCACGGTGCAGTGCCTGCGGATGGGCGGCGGCTTCGGCGGCAAGGAGATGCAGCCCCACGGCTACGCTGCGGTCGCCGCGCTGGGGGCGGTGCGGACGGGCCGACCCGTCCGCCTGCGCCTCAATCGCCAGCAGGACCTCACCCTGACTGGCAAGAGGCACCCCTTCCACGCGAGCTGGAAGGTCGGTTTCGATGAGGACGGCAGGTTGCTCGCCCTCCAGGCCACCCTCACCTCCGACGGCGGCTGGAGCCTGGACCTCTCCGAGCCGGTGCTGGCCCGCGCGCTGTGCCACATCGACAACGCCTACTTCATCCCGCACGTCGAGGTGCACGGCCGCATCGCCCGGACGAACAAGACCTCCCAGACGGCCTTCCGGGGCTTCGGCGGGCCGCAGGGGATGCTGGTGATCGAGGACATCCTGGGCCGCTGCGCGCCGTCCCTGGGCCTGGACGCCCACGAACTGCGCCGCCGCAACCTCTACCGACCCGGCGAGAGCACCCCCTACGGCCAGCCCGTGCGGCACGCCGAGCGGCTGGAGGACCTGTGGACCACGCTGCTGGAGCGGTCCAGCTTCGCGGCGCGGGCGGAGGAGGTCCGGGCCTTCAACGCCGCGCACCCGCATACCAAACGCGGCCTGGCGATCACGCCCGTCAAGTTCGGCATCTCCTTCAACTTCACGGCCTACAACCAGGCGGGGGCGCTCGTCCACGTGTACAAGGACGGCTCGGTCCTGATCAACCACGGCGGCACCGAGATGGGCCAGGGCCTGCACACCAAGATGTTGCAGGTTGCCGCTACCGCGCTGGGCGTGCCGCTCGCGTGCGTGCGCCTCGCCCCTACCCGCACCGACAAGGTGCCCAACACCTCCGCGACGGCGGCTTCCAGCGGCGCGGACCTCAACGGCGGCGCGATCAAGGACGCCTGCGAGCAGATCAAGGCCCGGCTGGCCGAGGTGGCGGCGGGCGCGCTGAGCCGTCAGGGCAAGGCCAAGGTGGGCACCCTGGGCATCCACCCGGACGACGTGCGATTCGAGCACGGGCGGGTCTTTCCGGTCGGCCATCCTGAGCTGGGGCTGGAGTTCCGGCAGGTCGTCCACGACGCGTACCACCTGCGGACCCAGCTGTGGGCGGCGGGGTATTACCGCACGCCGGGCCTGCACTGGGACCGTGAGCGGATGCAGGGCGAGCCGTTCAAGTACTTCTCCTACGGGGCCTCGGTGAGCGAGGTCGAGGTGGACGGCTTCACGGGCGCCTACCGCCTGCGGCGGGTGGACCTGCTGCACGACGTGGGCGACAGCCTCTCGCCCCTGATCGACCTGGGGCAGGTGGAGGGCGGCTTCGTGCAGGGGGCAGGCTGGCTCACCCTGGAAGACCTGCGCTGGGACACGTCCGCCGGGCCGAACCGCGGCCGCCTCGCCACCCAGGCCGCCAGCACCTACAAGCTGCCGAGTTTTTCCGAGGTGCCGGAGGTGTTCAACGTGGCCCTGCTGGAGCGCGCCACCGAGAGCGGCGTGGTGTACGGCTCCAAGGCGGTGGGCGAGCCGCCCCTGATGCTGGCGATCAGCGTGCGCGAGGCCCTGCGGCAGGCGGCCGCCGCCTTCGGCCCGCCGGGACACGTCAGCGACCTCGCCAGCCCCGCCACCCCCGAGGCGGTGTTCTGGGCGCTGAGCGCGGCCCGGTGGGCCAGGGTCAACCCCGAAGTGGCGGCCGACTGA